GTTTCCATGAAGGCAGTAGATGTATTATATTTGGGATTGACATATCATCTGAAGTCAATAATAACGGATATATTGGACAATGTCCGGGTGAAAAATTACGGTGATATAGATCCAGTAGAAGACAAGATTCCTCGAAATAGTATCACCATCACTGCAGAAGATTTTTTCGATTACATAAACCTATCACCTAGTACTATCAAACCTTATGGTACTATTGATAGGCTCATAAATACTAAATTGTTAAATGACGATGATTATGAACTTATATATAATGAAGTTGTTGGTTCAACTGGTGGAacaaatgattttgatggCATGCAcaacaaatcaagaaatGAAGACCCTGGTACGGGTAAAGAAGAATCAGAAGGCGATCTTTGGGAAGAAATCGAAAAAGTTATTGCGGATCATGGGCTTAATGGGCAACCCACTTATGTAATTCCTGAAAAATATACCAATGTTTCATGCATGCTTAAGTCGCATAAAATTATACAACGAGAGAAAACACCACATAAGGATGATACAGCTCCAAAGGTTAATTTGTCATTGAAAGATAAGGATATTGGCACACCAGATGAGTTGAACTGGGTTATTAACGACCTTCTCTCTGAAGACTGCTAAATTAGATTTAACATCTGTTATATATACGTTTACCAGTGTAGAATTCTGGATATCTTACCTTTATAGATACTGTTGTGGACAGttaagaaaaaattaaatcAATGAGGAACCGTACCGAGCCCTCTTCCCTCACTCGATTTGCTAATGGAAAATTCATGTATAAAATACATGTGCGTCCAGCGAGAGGAAGGCAAGTGGCAAATATTGAAACTGGCAACGCTCCCACGGTTCCTTTAGCTAAAAGGGCAAATACTACACTTGTGCAAAGAACCAACCCATAATGGCTCCtgttgaaaagaaggaacTACCTGCGGAAACAACTGAGTCTGTGATTACTGATCCAGCTGAcaatgatttgaagaataagAAGCCTCAAACCCCAAAACATGAAGAAGAGCTTAGTGAAGAAGATCAACACTTGAAGGAACAGCTAGAGATGCTAGTTGAAAGATTGTTATCCTCCCAGAGCGAACTATACAAGCCATCTCTTGAtagtttgaaaactttcatCAGGGAATCGACTTCTTCAATGACCGCAGTTCCAaaaccattgaaatttCTAAGACCTTTCTATCCACAGCTGACCCAATTGGGGCAATCATGGTCTGATGAAGAGTTGTTGAAGCAATTGTACGATGTCCTCTCAATTTTGGGTATGACATATTCGGAAGAAGACGGTGAGCAATATGTTAGGGAATCACTCAAATATAGATTGAAAAGTTATGTTGATGAGTCAATGACTGAATGGGGTCACGAATATTTGAGACATTTATCCCTAGAAATTGGTGAACAATATGAAGCCAACTTAGACTCTGGTGAACCTAAAGATGACTTGGTCAGATTAAGTGATATAATTGCACCCTACTTTCTCAAGCATAATGCTGAAGCTGAGGCTGTTGATTTACTATTAGAAATCGAGGAAATCGAAAAGCTTTCCAAGTATGTCGATAAGGATACATACAAAAGAGTTTGTACATATATGGTTGCTTGTGTTCCATTATTGGCGCCACCGGATGACTTAGCTTTCCTAAATACTGCTTTTGCAATTTATTTGGAGAATAATAGATTAACTGAAGCACTAACTTTAGCCATTAGATTAGGTGACGAATCTCTAGTTAAATCTGTATTTGACTCTACCGATGATATCgttgttcaaaaacaattAGGTTTTATTTTGGGTAAGCAAAACTATGGCTTTACAGTAGAGAATGAGGAAATTCAGCAATGTATTAATAACAATCACATCCACAAGTACTTCCAGTACTTGGTGAGTGAGCTTAATTTGTTGGCACCTAAGGTTCCAGAGGATATCTATAAGTCACATTTGGAGACATCGTTTTATGCATCTTCTTCCAAGCTGGAAAGtgcaaaacaaaatttgGCTGCAGCCTTTGTTAATGGTTTCTTAAACGCTGGTTATAGTGACGAAAAACTCataacaaaggaaaaatggGTATATAAAACCAAAGATGAAGGTATGCTGTCAACAGTGGCCTCCCTAGGCTTGGTAAACTTATGGAATGTGGAAAATGGACTACAGGCTTTAGATCAATTTCAGTATTCTGAGAACACTAAGCTAAAGGCGGGGGCAGTCTTAGGTATGGGTATTTCTACAAACGGTGTtcatgatgatgttgaatcTACTTATTATTtacttgaagaatttaTTCATAACAGAGAGAAGGATGATGCTCTAATTGTAACGTCTGCGATAACTGGTTTAGGAATTGCATATGCTGGCTcggaaaatgaaaatgtaTTGAACCTATTATCTCCAATTGTCAGCGACTCAGCGTATACTTTAGAAATCCAGGCTTTGTCAGCGTTAGCTTTGGGTCACACGTTTGTGGGTACTTGTAATGGGGAAATCACTGATACAATTTTACAATCTTTACTAGATAAGGATGTTACTCAATTAACCTCTAAATGGATTAGGTTTATGTGTTTGGGCCTTGGTTTACTCTATATGGGTAAATATGACCAAGTAGATGATGTTCTAGATACAATCGATGCTATTGAACACccaatttccaaatcattaAAAGTTTTGATCAAAATATGTTCTTACGTCGGTACAGGTAATGTTTTACAAGTACAAGAATTACTTCAAATGTGCACTACTAAATCTGAAAATGCAGATGAcaatgatgaggatgaagacGAGGAGGAAGGACGCGAACTAAACGATATTGCCAGTGCACTAAACGGCGGTTCATCGAATTTGGACACTATGGCTATTGATACTGAAGATGCAGTTGAGACTGCAGAAGTGCCTATTGATGTATCCAGCTCTGCCACGATtgttaaagaagaaaaggaaaccGAAACAGATATCGAACCTAAAAATGTTTCCCCTGAGAACAAAGACAGAGCGCAAGAAGagaacaaagaagaagatgatgatgatgatgacgaatTATTTCAGGGTTTTGCCGTTTTAGGTCTTGCTTTAATTTGTATGGGTGAAGAGATTGGACAAGAAATGTCGATCCGCCATTTTGAACATTTAATGCATTATGGTAATTCATTGATTAAAAGAGCTGTGCCTCTTTCCATGGGTTTAGTTTCAGCAAGTAACCCGCAAATTAATGTTTTTGAAACCCTTTCCAGATACTCTCATGATCAAGATCTGGAAGTTGCATATAATGCTATCTTTGGTATGGGTTTAGTTGGTGCAGGTACTAACAATGCAAGATTAGCTCAATTGTTAAGACAATTAGCATCATACTATATTAAT
The Pichia kudriavzevii chromosome 2, complete sequence DNA segment above includes these coding regions:
- a CDS encoding uncharacterized protein (PKUD0B10110; similar to Saccharomyces cerevisiae YHR027C (RPN1); ancestral locus Anc_5.271), with protein sequence MAPVEKKELPAETTESVITDPADNDLKNKKPQTPKHEEELSEEDQHLKEQLEMLVERLLSSQSELYKPSLDSLKTFIRESTSSMTAVPKPLKFLRPFYPQLTQLGQSWSDEELLKQLYDVLSILGMTYSEEDGEQYVRESLKYRLKSYVDESMTEWGHEYLRHLSLEIGEQYEANLDSGEPKDDLVRLSDIIAPYFLKHNAEAEAVDLLLEIEEIEKLSKYVDKDTYKRVCTYMVACVPLLAPPDDLAFLNTAFAIYLENNRLTEALTLAIRLGDESLVKSVFDSTDDIVVQKQLGFILGKQNYGFTVENEEIQQCINNNHIHKYFQYLVSELNLLAPKVPEDIYKSHLETSFYASSSKLESAKQNLAAAFVNGFLNAGYSDEKLITKEKWVYKTKDEGMLSTVASLGLVNLWNVENGLQALDQFQYSENTKLKAGAVLGMGISTNGVHDDVESTYYLLEEFIHNREKDDALIVTSAITGLGIAYAGSENENVLNLLSPIVSDSAYTLEIQALSALALGHTFVGTCNGEITDTILQSLLDKDVTQLTSKWIRFMCLGLGLLYMGKYDQVDDVLDTIDAIEHPISKSLKVLIKICSYVGTGNVLQVQELLQMCTTKSENADDNDEDEDEEEGRELNDIASALNGGSSNLDTMAIDTEDAVETAEVPIDVSSSATIVKEEKETETDIEPKNVSPENKDRAQEENKEEDDDDDDELFQGFAVLGLALICMGEEIGQEMSIRHFEHLMHYGNSLIKRAVPLSMGLVSASNPQINVFETLSRYSHDQDLEVAYNAIFGMGLVGAGTNNARLAQLLRQLASYYINDQNGLFISRISQGLIHLGKGTMTLSPFSIDRQNLSKVSIASLLTVCIALLDPKLFIMDQNSSLLYYLTPAIKPRMLVTVGEDLEPLKVNVRVGQAVDTVGVAGKPKTITGWVTHSTPVLLGHGERAELETDEYIAYSSSLEGVVILRKNPDYVKYE